CAAATTcactatttactcctgtttgagtaatacTTGCTAAAAGCCACATTGCCCAGCGGTTATAGGAAATAAaccataaaaaatataaatgatagCCTATATTTGTGAgccatttttaaagatttacgtCTTCAGGTGAAATATTAATTTGCGGTGGAATTTTTACTTTACAAATAACTGGCATGGCAGATTTGCAcaggattaagatcacagacgacctccgcaattattacaaattactagaggtccccaggtaatactagtcccATGCAAATAGTTCTTAAGTTATAATTACAGTATTGTAATGCTAACCTTCAGTgtaaatagtttgacatttttggaaataagCATATTCACTTTCTTCTATTCATCTCTACCTAAATGCTTCAGCCTTCCTTTCATCCAGAGCAAGTACTCTACCTTGTGCCAACCCATATGGTGGTGACCGCCGACCATGGATAGCTACCACAAAGGCGTCTCAGCTGAACAAAAGCGCTGCACCACCAAAACGCTCTAATGCTGCCAGCTGGGTGTTTTCAGAAGAGTGCCTGGCATTTACAGCTGGGAAAAAATGGTTTGATGGACAGGCGACCTTAGTAACACCAGTGATCTTTTCAATGAGAAATTTGGTTGTACAAGAGCATATCGATCGACCAAAAGACCTGGAGTTGTCAGTTTAACCTCTTTTGGTAAGATGATTTTGTACAAAGCCAAGCTAGCTAACCGTCTGCTAGCCCCGCTTCATTATAAATCTCACTTTTCTTGGCGAGACATGCCCTGCATAGCATTTAGGCGTTAGGATTGGCCAGACGTTCATGCTTGCACGTttaggtcctatcccctgaccagtgGGGCTAACCTGACcctaaccactcaaggtcaatgcctaacctcaaccgtctGCCTAACCACTCAGCTATGCAGGGCGTGTCTTGCCAAGACAAGTAGTGGGATTCATGCTAATGTGCTAGCCACAACTTCATATTGAAGGGACAAATACGAGAGTAGTATCAATCTTCCAATGGATGATTAACGATATTCCCTGGCTTTAAATGATGATAAGTATATAAATACCACTAATTAGTTATAAAAACACGTAACAATGACATTATATACATACCGATAGATTGATAGATTAGGGTCTTATTAAGTAAGACATGCCAGTTGTTCAAGAGAGAAGGCTTTTGCAACCATTTCAATTTCAAGATTTTAGCTATACAGTTTATCTAACAAATATTTGGCAGGCATGCTATAGATCATGTCTTGTGAAACACAATGATTGTTCTGGCTGGTTTCCAGTCTAAATAGTTCTAAATAGTTGATACTGAGATGTTTTTGCAATGGTTTGAATATACTGTTGATTAAATGCCAGTGCAAAAAATATCTACCCTCACCTCACTGCCTAGTGTCAACAGATAAAATCCAAAGCAGACAATTCATGGATGTGAGAGCAAGGAAGCATATGGCACTCTCATTGTCACATCATTGTAGCATAAGAGGACTTTCCTGACCAATTCAGACAAAATGAGACAAAAAGATTTGACAAGGCCAACTGATGAATCTATGCTTTTATTGTTTCGTTATCTTTGTGTCTCTTCTGCCTGTTAAGTAAGCAGAAATAACTGTCTTTGTGGATTCAGTCTTAAAATCACCCTGTAGACGCATGTTTACTTCTAAAGAGTTTTGTAATTCAGAGATGTTTATGATGAGCTTTACTGATACAAAAAAACAGGATTTGAAGTGTAAACCATTTATTCCTGGGtggaaaaataaacactttttcacaccaaaaatgtctgtgcCTGCTCTGGTGGGGCTGATTAAATCTGCTACAGCAATCTTTTTTCAACTTCACTTTTGCATGGTCACAAAATGCATTCGACAGACATAAAGGAAAATGATGCAGTCACTAATGCAGAGGCGCCAGAAGTGGGggtgggatgtgtgtgtgtgtgtgtgtgtgtgtgtgtgtgtgtgtgtgtgtgtgtgtaacgtaCCAACTAACGTGAACTGTCATGCATTTGTGTTGACTGGCCGGCCGGTTGGCTGTGTAGATTTTTCCTAAGGGCGTAAGAGTCTAATAAGAAACAGTAATTTTacgtagaaataaagttgcagCAGCATGTGAGCTGGTGCTCTCTCATGAAGACGATggtgaagaaagaaaaagattcAGGTAACGTATTTAACAACAAACTTTATTTTCAGGGGAAAAAAGCAAACAGAAGCAACTCTGTCTATTGTTTAACTGTGCTTGCATTTAAAATCAACACTTTGGCTCCCTTTACTCATGGATTAGGCTCCAAAttgaaattaataataatacaataaatgtATGCATGTGGAGGGTGGGGTGGAGTGGTATTTGCTAAACAAGTAAACAAGCTTATTCTTGTTATGTAAGTACATACAGGTATAGATTTCCACCGTTGCTGTATGATAATTATCAGTagagtctctctcacacacacacgcacacacacgcacacacacacacacacacacacacacacacacacacacacacacacacacacacacacacactgcttatCTGCTTATAAGGTGTTCAGTGCAAGTGGTGCAGAAATATAAGAAAGCAGGATATGCAAAACATGGGCTTTGGATATTCCTGAATGTGCACTattctttgtcatttttataGCCAAAACCATTGTAGTTTGATCACAAATGGTCTTAAAAGCAACTAAAGGGAGGACTGAACAAAAAGGAGATGGCAGCAAAgatagagaaaaagaaaacagagcaACATGGCTGACGTTTAAACTTCCGTCAGACTGCTGTAGCAAACCCTATCCGATTATTGCGACGGTCAAACTCTGTGTAGTAGCGGGCAATGAAGTTGGCTCCCAAAATCCAGATGGGACCTGTAGGGGGTGGCACATCCAAGCCCCTGAAGGTGACAGTGCAGACGTCCCCTTCGATGTGTGATTGCTGGAGCCACAAAGAAACGTCAGTTCCATCATAAGCCAAACCACTATAACAGTAACATATTATcagtaaaagtaaataaagtatttttaaCAAAATGTACTATAAACTATTACACGTAAAAGTATATGAATAATGACCTCATTCAGCCCCCCCGGGTCCTGagacttttccttttttaaatcttataCAACTACAACTATCATTCTTATCAGTACATAGTGATCCTATATACATTTCCAGCAAATGTACATAGCAACTTGCGCATGTCTAATCTGCCACATAATTCAAAACACTTGTGTGGTACTATATGACAACATGTTTTATAGGTTGATCATATGGTTTGCTCGTAAAAACAAAGTAACGGCATCTGTAAGAGATTAATACAATATTTccatctgaaatgtagtggagtagaagtataaagtagcagaaaatagaaatactgaagtaaagtacaagtacctcaaatgtgtacttaaaggtgctgtaggtaggattgtgaagatccaggacttagccaaaaaatttgaaaattgacaacttctcagtccctcccccctttccgctaaagcccaaaatggtctcctaagcccctccccccacaagggagaatgaatgcgtgtgcatgagcagtgattgacacgcagttagacaccccccctggcccttattggtgcatctgaacagggagctgtggatttttgcaaatcgcactacaggctgtaggtggtgtcagaagagccagatttttttaattacctacttcatgtagttctactcgaacatagggtcagtttcagcaaatatgacagaaagttagttttataagtcttacctactgtaCGTAAGTATAGTACTTGAGTAACTTATATTCCACCACTGTAAACCGCTATAACAGTAACATATTTAGAGTGGTGGAAGAAGCTCTCAGATCCTTTatataagtaaaagtagcaacacCACAATGTCAATATAatttgttacaagtaaaagtcctccaTTCAacattctacttaagtaaaagtacataagtattatcagcaaaatctCTACAAAGTCCATAGTGATGATGTCCTCTTTTACTACAACTACAAGTAGGCTATATCTTTCTTATCGGTGCAAAGTGATCCTATATAAATCACAGCATATGTAGCAACTTGAGcaggtctaatcagccacatTACATTAGTTTGTTATTACAACATATTTTGTAAGTGGATCATATGATTTGCTTGTAAAAACAAAGtaagtgcagtacttgagtaattGTACTTGATTGCGTTCTACCACTGCATGTTAATAAAAATTATTCAGTATTCATCAACCTGCTTACCCATAAGATGTAATCCTCCTGAGTGAGTGAGTACTCTTGGCCACCCAGGTGGAAAGTCACACTGGGCAACGACTTGACAGTGTCACAGTTGACTTTGTACTGATGAACAACACACATGAAAGGGTGATGACAGGtcatgaattattattattattatataatatatattttttttacagacaaACATTTTTGTGGGAAACCATGTTGCGTGTGTGAAAACGTACTCCACTTTCATCCAGCTGTGCTCCAATGGTTTGCATCAGCACGGACACAGAGGAGGCTGGGCCTGTGATGTAGGAGGAGCCGGTGTCAATCACAGCTGTGCAGCCCTCTGCACAAAACATCATCTCCATCCccacagaaacactgaaagaATAAAAGAAGAGGTGGAAATTAAGGCATGTTTCTGAATggtgcgcacgcacgcacgcacgcacgcacgcacgcacgcacacacacacacacacacacacacacacactcacacactcacacacacacacacacacacacacacacacacacacacacacacactggcaacATTCTTACCCTTTCATGGTAACTTCCCATTTGCCCGTCTCTCTGGTGTCCATATAATTAAAGTTTCCAGTGTAGTAGTTTGGGTCTGTGCCACCAAGGACCAGCTCTCCACCTGGGGAGTGTTTTGGATCCctgaaaacaataaataaatcaacccACTTTTGCTGTGCATATTCTCATTGTCACTGTTGAAACTGCGGTTTTGGTGATTTTCATCTACGGTTACATGCTCCCTCAGCTGAAGTGTAGCCCTATGACCTCTCATTCTTCAGTTTTCCCCAGAACTTCCCAGGGAAACATCATCATCTATTTTCAACAGTTTTTCTCTGGACAGAACTGAACGTAATAAATTGAGTATTTTCTCAAAACACCCTCTTGTCTCACTTAGATCCAAAATCAGCTCATATgatataatttatttaataatagTCAAGATAAAAACTTGGGAATTAATTACTTGAGAAATGTTCAGACAAGATAATATCTATTTTTTCCTCATTTATCAAATTCAAGTCTTGACAGTAGCTacgttttctttttaattctcAAAGTTGTCTCAGTCAAAACAAAATTACCAAAGCATAATCTATACTTTATTGCTAAtagctaaatgtattttcttccATTTATCTTATGAATCTAAATTACGTTTTCTCTTCTGTACAGATGACTCATACAAAATGACATAGAAGCTAGAGAAGGTCAGTGGACTCAACCCACCTGCTGTAGTAGACAGAGAACACCTCTTCCTTGAGGACATGCTGAGACATGATGCGGTCAAACACAGGAGTGATGCCATCGATGGCCACGTTGGGGTAACCCATCCCCAGAACACCATCAAACTTGGCAAAGATGAAGGGCATGGCAGACAGAGAGGTTGCTTCAGCAAACACCTGCACCACAGGGATACCACCCACCTGCATGTAAAGTGGAGGGTCAAATGTTGAATGTGTAGTCTGTGAGAGGAAATGAAAGCAGcaatttactgtatataaaaaataacttagtTTATCTTTTTACAGGGTATTGATTACAAACTCACCACGACCACATCCTCGCTCAGAAAACCCCTGACATTTCCAGAGGCATACTGGATGGAAAATCCTGTTCCATTCTCAACGTAAGTCAGAGATTTGGAGGCATCGTACCTGTTGTGGGTGTCTAAAAATTCACAAATCATTTGAGTGGTAATAATACCCTGCATCTGGGAAGCTTAATTGAGATATGTTTCCTGCAACATATAATtaattggaaaatagcatttaCTCAATTTATTTAAACTTACAATAAAAGGTAATGCAGGTAATGTACAGtcggtttttagagctttttcgttgaaaacagctgcctgctacgGCCAAAAATGTGGCTATGAGAGCCATGAGAGTGatccaaaacagtaaagttgttttcacatttaatGCATTGTtagtataaaaatattgattattgtagatttaagtacattttattaTCCGGCGTGTATGTGTTATCCACATGGACACTTACAACAGGCAGTGGAGAAAGGTGAGCAGCTCTGCGAGGGCACCCACAGGTTGGCTGAGCCTGTATCAAACACCACGTTGAACATCTGGGCCGGAGAGCCGATGCTGATTTCCCCAAAGTACTGAGTCTATTAGGGATTAAGAGTAAAAAAGATATACATTTCTGACTTTCCTAAACCAGCTAATTCCTATGCTGTTTTGATGTTAGTtgaatatttctttaaaaaccTTTTTCCTGCCCAGTAAGACACAAGTTCAATTTGAGGGCATTAAATACCACGTTGAGCGTATGACTCATGCACAAagaatattattattaagtatTAATCCAAAGGCGATTGGATCTGCTGTTTTACTCTTGAAGTGTAAACTTTTAAGTCTCGTCCAAGAGACTTTGGAATAGCTGCTTTAACCTTCAAGtagtctgtttttgtgtttaagaCTTCAACATCAAATTCAGTTACTTTTGACTCAGTACATTTAGATTTCCTACCAAATGCTTCATaaacaaataactaataaagATAATTGCTTGACTTTTTAAAGACCCTTTCAAGGGAACCAGGGATGCTTTAGATATGTGAAGGcagaacaaaaaacacagaaatgttcctttaaatatataataaacaacatTGTCTCACGTCTAAGTAGTTGGTAAGAGGTGTGGGAACAGTCccgtttttgttgttgtctgtgCTCTTCTGGGCCAACTCAGTCAAGATCTGCTCTGCAGAAACGTTCATCTCCCTCAGTGTCTCTCTGATAGATGGCATTTTCTTCAAAGAGATTCTGGGAACAGAACAGACAAGTACATGCCAAAAGTCATCTTCAGGTGACAGAAGCTATATGACCTGTGCGTGATGACTGAAGAAATGCTATAAAGTTATGTGAAGTATATTTGTAATGCTATATATCTGATACATATGCCTGGTCATCATCCCAGTATAACAATGAGCCTTTAATGGAGCACAGACTGCTTTGCTCTCAGCGGCTAGCcagaaaaatgaacaaaaacacatgttAAGCCAATGCTGAAGACATGAGCTTTTATAATGAAccaataaaacacatttattttcctgTCCTTATTGGTTTCGTTGTTTAATGTCACTATTTTGCTGTCACACTTTTTCTCTCATGTGAATGCAGTTACACAGTAAATCCTCACTTCTGTACTGTGTTCTTGTTTCTTCAAGCCAAACAGGCAGGTATATAAAGGAATAAAGTTCTCACCTTCTTAAGGCATGGCTCGCGGTCACTGTTGACGAGAGAACAGCCAAACACATCCAGTAATTCATCAGTGGTGCCATGGTGAATAAAGACCAGTGATGAGAATGTATATGTAAAGTTGATGTTTCTGGTTTTGTGAATATTCCAAGTTTATTAAATCTGAGTAAATAAAAGCtgactcgctctctctctctctctctgctgtctggACCCTCAAATCTCTTTATACCATGTCCTCTTCACAGTGCTCTCACCCTTGGGCCACTGACTCAGGGTGGGAGCTCTGCTAGAGGTGACCACTTGAACACAAGTTCAACTTCCCTCCTCCCAACCCCCTCTACCCCTCTGCCTTGGTCACACAACCCTCACTGTGATAAGCAAGACCAACTGAAATGTCTAAACTTTGAcctcttaaaaaacattgaagacagAAGGGTGCAGAGTTCCTGAGATTCCTGACGTTGGTAGGATGGACACCTTGTTTGCAGGGCTGTGAGAAGCTTTAGAGGGATTGAAAGTTGCTCTGAGCTGTCAGGGCAGATTAGTTGGATGTTGCTTACTAAACTCAAGTCATTTAAAATCTCAGCTGCTGCAGACAGTGCTCTACAAACGTGTACTTTAAAACATAATTTCTTTAATCTGTTGATGTATCCCTTTCACTACATGatgttctgttttctttttaaatagcTGATTTCATAAACGTGTTtaaatttgaataaaacaatgtgGATTGCAGTTTGTCCTGCAGTTGATGACattttgtgttgtctctttTTCCCACAGCCATTGATTCCTTATCTGTAAAGCCAACAGGTTTTACACCTCTCTGTTGACCATCTGCTCGTGAATTCTCTCCTCATGCAAAGTTCACTGCAGCTTGTGCACCACTTCAGTATTGATTTTCACATAAACAGGCAAAAGGGGGAAGGACAAGACACATCTGCCAGTTCAGCTCAAGGTCTTAGATAGGTATCATTGGCAGGAGATGGGGCCCATGTTGAGTGTGTTGTGCAGTGCAGGAGATTGGCAGTGTGCTGTGTTATCGTACCGTAGCTCTTGATGCGATGCTCAGACTCAAAGATTCTTAATGCCTAGTCATTCTGTGCTGCTTCTCAGTTTTTTTTACCACAGGGAGAAATCCCAGTGTCTGGCCTGTCAGGTTGCGGTCATGTTTTGGTACTGTACCGACCACCCAGTCGAGCCAGGAGATATGTGGAGGTCCACGTCAGACACAAGCTCAGACAGCCAAAGCAGAGGTCAGAGGCTATCTGGCAAGATTCTCCCTGTGAGAAAAATGATAGAGTGGTTACGCACAACTTAGAGGCAGTCATTACTTACAACTGCAACAACACTGTATTGCAGCAAGATTGAATAATAGTTTTAGCTCTCTATGATTTATGTACAGTGGCTAGTGTTTACTTGTGTGCACTTGGGAACATAAAGCATTAAAATGACCTGTATTTGacctgtttaaaaataaatcagattttttttcaaagcagttgtaatcaatatttttataataacaatgcatcaaatgacaatgtgaaaacaatgtttatcactcgtagtgatgaacctacagacagtggtggaatgtaactaagtaaatttactcaagtactgtacttaagtacaaatttgaggtacttgtacttgagtattttcttttcatgccactttctacgtctcctccactacatttcagagggaaatattgtactttttactccactacattaatctgacagtttTAGTCACTAGGTACTTTAC
The genomic region above belongs to Sander lucioperca isolate FBNREF2018 chromosome 12, SLUC_FBN_1.2, whole genome shotgun sequence and contains:
- the ren gene encoding renin, whose amino-acid sequence is MAPLMNYWMCLAVLSSTVTASHALRRISLKKMPSIRETLREMNVSAEQILTELAQKSTDNNKNGTVPTPLTNYLDTQYFGEISIGSPAQMFNVVFDTGSANLWVPSQSCSPFSTACYTHNRYDASKSLTYVENGTGFSIQYASGNVRGFLSEDVVVVGGIPVVQVFAEATSLSAMPFIFAKFDGVLGMGYPNVAIDGITPVFDRIMSQHVLKEEVFSVYYSRDPKHSPGGELVLGGTDPNYYTGNFNYMDTRETGKWEVTMKGVSVGMEMMFCAEGCTAVIDTGSSYITGPASSVSVLMQTIGAQLDESGYKVNCDTVKSLPSVTFHLGGQEYSLTQEDYILWQSHIEGDVCTVTFRGLDVPPPTGPIWILGANFIARYYTEFDRRNNRIGFATAV